The Chitinophagales bacterium genome has a window encoding:
- a CDS encoding glycosyltransferase family 4 protein has translation MTAQDISILSIAPYPFLPLRNGGHQAIAKLHHYLGSVCNDHVVSTDDNGDNTFSFTMHGIFPDRPLRYFPGYGVNSMLEIAEQNNSRYIICEHPYMALSAMTLAHKLHIPWFIRSHNIESERFRSLGKVWWPILRKYERYAMHKSDGVFFITQEDATWAEQHFKLPQSKCHVIPFGTDLQSTPRSHNGSKAQMALTSGLNKDLPWLYFLGALDYKPNEDAVSYILDEIHPRFIKAGIHCEILIAGKGLDEELSNRIGQTEYVHHMGFVDDLDIFLEACDIMLNPVMTGGGIKTKAVEALGYNKTVVSSSIGAAGLIPDVCGQKLLISEDYDWDAFVDNTEKAINDHSDIPPAFYDTYYHGNIAANVISILQSTTISHHQ, from the coding sequence ATGACTGCACAGGATATTAGTATACTCAGTATTGCCCCATACCCTTTTTTACCGCTGCGCAATGGCGGGCATCAGGCCATTGCCAAATTGCACCACTATTTGGGCTCCGTCTGCAACGACCATGTTGTCAGCACGGACGATAACGGGGACAATACATTTTCGTTTACCATGCATGGTATTTTTCCTGACAGACCGCTAAGGTACTTTCCTGGCTATGGTGTGAACAGTATGCTGGAAATAGCTGAGCAAAACAACAGCAGGTACATCATTTGCGAACACCCGTATATGGCTCTGTCAGCCATGACCTTAGCGCATAAACTGCATATCCCGTGGTTCATTCGTTCACACAATATCGAGTCTGAACGTTTCCGGTCTTTAGGTAAAGTATGGTGGCCAATACTCAGAAAATATGAGCGATACGCTATGCATAAGTCTGATGGCGTATTCTTTATTACGCAAGAAGATGCGACATGGGCAGAACAACATTTTAAACTACCGCAAAGTAAATGTCATGTAATACCTTTCGGTACTGACCTGCAGAGTACTCCCCGGAGTCATAATGGATCAAAAGCTCAAATGGCACTTACTTCAGGGCTGAACAAAGATCTGCCATGGCTGTACTTTCTAGGGGCATTGGACTACAAGCCAAATGAAGACGCTGTCAGCTACATCCTGGACGAGATACATCCACGCTTCATAAAAGCAGGTATCCACTGTGAGATACTGATCGCCGGCAAAGGACTGGATGAAGAACTGTCAAACCGTATCGGGCAAACAGAATATGTACATCACATGGGCTTTGTAGATGACCTTGATATTTTTCTGGAGGCATGCGATATAATGCTGAACCCGGTTATGACTGGTGGCGGCATTAAAACCAAGGCTGTAGAAGCACTAGGTTATAACAAAACTGTTGTCAGCTCAAGCATTGGCGCTGCAGGCCTCATTCCTGATGTTTGCGGGCAAAAACTGCTCATCAGCGAAGATTATGATTGGGATGCCTTTGTTGATAACACGGAAAAGGCTATCAATGATCATTCAGACATTCCGCCCGCTTTTTATGATACTTATTACCATGGCAATATCGCGGCTAACGTAATTTCAATACTGCAATCAACCACTATCAGCCACCACCAGTAA
- a CDS encoding 16S rRNA (uracil(1498)-N(3))-methyltransferase: MVALFLHEGDLKVQAGLVLQDDTAKHVVQVLRMQPGNKLALTNGRGYRAECTIEQANKRSCTVSVDEVTFYERPAVQLHLGVAFTKNSSRNEWILEKVTELGVATIIPLQASRSVREKFRFDRWNNILVSAILQSQQYWLPDLRPLTPLTELCDEMKDLPVKIVAHCMDGMERIPLREAIEKGKETLLLIGPEGDFTDEEVKELSSDGFAGVSMGINRLRTETAAVTACALFNMMNYD; this comes from the coding sequence ATGGTAGCATTGTTTCTCCATGAGGGAGATCTGAAGGTTCAGGCGGGGCTTGTTTTACAGGACGATACCGCAAAGCACGTGGTGCAGGTATTGCGCATGCAGCCCGGCAACAAGCTGGCACTCACCAACGGAAGGGGATACCGGGCAGAGTGTACGATAGAACAGGCCAATAAACGCAGTTGTACCGTTTCTGTTGACGAGGTAACCTTTTATGAGCGGCCGGCAGTTCAGCTTCATTTAGGAGTGGCGTTTACCAAAAACAGCAGCCGTAATGAGTGGATATTGGAAAAAGTGACAGAACTCGGTGTCGCGACCATCATTCCCCTGCAGGCCTCCCGTAGCGTTCGCGAAAAATTCCGTTTCGATCGATGGAACAATATATTGGTGTCAGCCATACTGCAATCGCAACAATACTGGCTCCCCGACCTCAGGCCATTGACCCCGCTTACTGAGCTCTGCGATGAGATGAAGGACCTGCCGGTGAAGATCGTAGCGCATTGTATGGATGGCATGGAAAGAATCCCGCTGAGAGAGGCTATTGAAAAAGGTAAAGAAACGTTATTGTTGATAGGGCCGGAGGGTGATTTTACCGATGAGGAAGTAAAAGAGTTATCTTCGGATGGATTTGCGGGAGTGTCTATGGGTATCAACCGTTTGCGTACAGAAACCGCTGCCGTAACTGCTTGTGCACTCTTCAATATGATGAACTATGATTAG
- a CDS encoding outer membrane beta-barrel protein — MKRIILSLALLLPLSSFAQQHHEFGLSAGISSYYGDLQPDLFPDNSTHAMGGIMYKYFMNPHVGLRFGVAYTKIAAADSLSGIPARVERNLSFESNLLEFHGGLEFNLLPIEKDRVKFTPYAFMGIAVFRFNPYTRGSQGEQIYLRPLGTEGQNIPLYPDRKEYKLVNVSFPIGGGLKFFLGKTFMITPEIGFRYTNTDYLDDVSKSYVNMNTLKEYRGQQAVDYSFRTDELPGWDKEKFYPDYRYQRGDSKSNDLYWFGNLTVTVYLNAIGNLHDYWQANCPAFLKSGRTK; from the coding sequence TTGAAACGTATTATACTCAGCTTAGCTTTGTTATTGCCGTTGTCGTCTTTTGCACAGCAGCATCATGAGTTCGGATTATCTGCGGGGATAAGCAGTTATTACGGTGATCTGCAACCCGATCTTTTCCCGGATAACAGCACCCACGCTATGGGAGGTATCATGTATAAATATTTCATGAATCCTCATGTAGGCTTACGTTTTGGCGTAGCTTATACCAAAATCGCCGCAGCCGACAGCTTGTCTGGCATCCCGGCAAGGGTAGAGCGTAACCTAAGTTTTGAATCTAACCTGCTGGAGTTTCACGGAGGTCTTGAATTCAACCTGCTACCGATAGAAAAGGATCGTGTAAAGTTCACTCCATATGCCTTTATGGGTATAGCTGTGTTCAGGTTCAACCCTTATACACGTGGCTCACAGGGCGAACAGATATACCTGCGCCCGTTAGGTACAGAAGGACAGAACATTCCACTGTATCCTGATCGCAAAGAGTACAAATTGGTTAACGTTTCATTCCCGATAGGCGGTGGTTTGAAATTCTTCCTGGGTAAAACTTTCATGATCACTCCGGAAATCGGCTTCCGCTACACTAATACTGACTATCTGGATGATGTAAGTAAGTCCTATGTAAATATGAATACGCTGAAAGAATATCGTGGCCAGCAAGCTGTTGACTATTCTTTCCGTACAGACGAACTGCCGGGTTGGGACAAAGAGAAATTCTATCCAGACTACAGGTATCAGCGTGGCGACAGTAAATCTAACGACCTGTACTGGTTCGGTAACCTGACAGTAACAGTTTATCTGAATGCGATCGGTAACCTGCACGATTACTGGCAAGCCAACTGCCCTGCTTTCCTGAAAAGCGGCAGAACCAAATAA
- a CDS encoding histidine--tRNA ligase: MSKPSIPQGTRDFSPEEVRKRQYILNTLKTIFEKYGYQPLETPAMENLVTLTGKYGEEGDRLIFKILNNGLHEKKDADKQKLNEEWQKLLSKPYSTPVITERALRYDLTIPFARFVVMRQNDIAFPFRRYQMQPVWRADRPQKGRYREFWQCDCDVVGSTSLINEAELLCIYREAFHQMKLPGVAVKINSRKLLAGLAELCGAPEKMMDITIALDKLDKIGWEGVTKELVERGVNENGIDKIAEVINVNGNNVEKLKALETGMASSSSALAGIEELRNTLAYHQQLKDDAWSSELVVDISLARGLNYYTGVIMEVTTDAVKMGSIGGGGRYDDLTGLFGLKNMSGVGVSFGIDRIYDVLEELNLFPEELAAGSKVMLVNFGGENESYALSVLKQLRDAGISAELYPDAAKFDKQMKYANKRGMKYVIIPGDDERIASKVSLKDFVSGEQQLLSIAETLERLSN; encoded by the coding sequence ATGTCAAAACCATCTATTCCGCAAGGGACAAGGGATTTTTCACCTGAAGAGGTGCGAAAACGCCAGTATATATTAAATACGCTCAAGACCATATTCGAAAAATATGGTTACCAGCCATTGGAGACTCCTGCCATGGAAAACCTGGTGACCCTGACAGGTAAGTATGGAGAGGAAGGTGACAGGTTGATATTTAAGATACTCAATAATGGTTTGCACGAGAAGAAGGATGCTGACAAGCAAAAACTGAATGAAGAGTGGCAGAAGCTGTTGTCTAAGCCATATTCAACGCCGGTAATAACAGAACGTGCTTTGCGTTATGACCTGACCATACCTTTTGCCCGTTTTGTGGTAATGAGACAGAATGATATTGCCTTCCCTTTTCGCCGTTACCAGATGCAACCCGTGTGGCGAGCAGACAGACCTCAGAAAGGCAGATACCGTGAGTTCTGGCAATGCGATTGTGATGTTGTGGGCAGTACTTCTTTAATTAACGAGGCCGAGTTGCTTTGCATATACAGGGAAGCATTTCACCAGATGAAACTTCCGGGTGTTGCCGTTAAGATTAACAGCAGAAAGTTGCTGGCGGGGTTGGCAGAGTTGTGTGGTGCTCCTGAAAAGATGATGGACATCACCATAGCGTTAGACAAGCTGGATAAAATAGGCTGGGAGGGTGTGACCAAAGAACTGGTGGAAAGAGGAGTAAATGAAAATGGCATCGACAAAATAGCCGAGGTAATAAATGTAAACGGAAATAATGTTGAGAAACTGAAGGCTCTGGAGACTGGTATGGCCTCAAGTTCATCTGCCCTTGCAGGTATAGAAGAGTTGCGCAACACACTAGCCTATCATCAGCAACTAAAAGATGATGCATGGTCGTCTGAACTGGTTGTAGATATAAGCCTGGCCCGTGGACTTAACTACTACACCGGTGTCATCATGGAGGTGACCACTGATGCCGTGAAGATGGGCAGCATTGGTGGTGGCGGCAGGTATGACGACCTGACCGGGCTGTTCGGACTGAAGAATATGTCGGGGGTAGGTGTATCATTTGGAATAGACAGGATATATGATGTACTGGAAGAGCTGAACCTTTTTCCGGAAGAACTGGCTGCAGGTAGTAAAGTGATGTTGGTGAATTTTGGTGGTGAGAATGAATCATATGCGTTATCTGTTTTGAAACAATTAAGAGATGCAGGCATATCTGCTGAACTTTATCCTGATGCTGCCAAGTTTGATAAACAAATGAAGTATGCTAATAAAAGAGGTATGAAATATGTGATCATTCCCGGAGATGATGAACGTATTGCAAGTAAAGTAAGCCTGAAAGATTTTGTGAGCGGTGAACAGCAGTTATTGAGTATAGCAGAAACTTTAGAAAGACTCAGTAACTAA
- a CDS encoding low molecular weight phosphotyrosine protein phosphatase, giving the protein MVCLGNICRSPIAEGLMQHKIEESGLNWHVDSAGTESYHIGSAPHRYSQEICYRNGIDISTQRARQFNIKDFERYDKIYALAQDVYEEIREAGGSTADMSKVDLLLNELDPGENESVPDPYYGGAEGYTLVYDLIDRACEAIVEKYK; this is encoded by the coding sequence ATGGTCTGTTTAGGTAATATTTGCCGATCACCCATTGCTGAGGGGCTGATGCAGCATAAAATTGAGGAGTCCGGGTTGAATTGGCATGTAGATTCGGCAGGCACTGAATCATATCATATAGGTTCGGCACCACATAGGTACTCGCAGGAAATATGTTACAGAAATGGCATAGACATCAGTACACAGCGTGCAAGACAGTTCAATATTAAGGACTTTGAGCGCTATGATAAAATATATGCGTTGGCACAGGATGTGTATGAGGAGATACGGGAGGCTGGTGGATCAACGGCAGATATGTCGAAAGTAGATCTTTTGCTGAATGAGCTTGATCCGGGTGAGAATGAGTCTGTACCTGACCCGTATTACGGTGGAGCTGAAGGATATACGTTAGTATATGACCTGATAGACCGCGCATGTGAAGCCATAGTAGAAAAGTATAAGTAA
- a CDS encoding choice-of-anchor D domain-containing protein: MKKFLLTSSCVAVAALANAQTTGPSSSETPYLVPVANGVKITSILTVGDEVNGYKMAGTPDGMGAFDNGDGTFTLLMNHEFGNTAGTVRAHGSTGSFVSKWIIKKDVNDLKVLNGSDLMQRVKLWESNKYNTYYSSNPSTNAAFARFCSADLAAVSAYYNSKTGKGTMDRIFTDGEESGTEGRPMGHIVTGSEAGTSYELTYLAKMAYENVVACPYEQDKTIVGLTDDGTGGQVYFYIGEKKSSGNTIEKAGLTGGKVYGVAVSGYASESNGNLPVSDTTFTLVDMGTTVGINGSAFNTSSVNAGVTSFLRPEDGCWDPRNPNIFYFVTTNSFSSPSRLWKLEFSDITDPAKGGKINAVMDGTEGQKMMDNITIDNWGHLLIVEDVGNNAHIGRILQYSIAGDSMNVLAEHDNTRFLSGGANYLTQDEECSGIFDAQHILGSGWFLAVDQAHYSKGGELVEGGQLIAVFNPASANANPEISIEGNSTNIPAGANNPQTSDNTDFGTTATGTTVTKTFELKNAGPADLMIDTIMVAGANANEFAASGITFPATIAANSSKTLTVKFAPTAVGLRKADITVSSNDFDESKFNFAVQGVGLNPADVENTSLSQFVKLYPNPTRDMATVAINLNEPKTVSVTVVSMNGKLVAAPIQQQLGAGEQKVNVSTADLPNGNYFVVISAGEEITKIQLVVAH; this comes from the coding sequence ATGAAAAAGTTTTTACTAACAAGCAGTTGTGTGGCCGTGGCAGCATTGGCCAACGCACAAACTACTGGGCCAAGTTCATCGGAGACCCCATACCTGGTACCTGTAGCAAATGGCGTTAAGATCACATCTATCCTGACGGTAGGTGATGAAGTTAATGGTTACAAGATGGCAGGTACGCCTGACGGTATGGGAGCCTTCGACAATGGTGACGGTACTTTCACATTATTGATGAACCACGAGTTCGGTAATACCGCAGGTACCGTACGTGCACACGGTAGTACTGGTTCTTTCGTTTCTAAATGGATCATCAAAAAAGATGTAAACGATCTGAAAGTACTAAACGGTAGTGACCTGATGCAAAGGGTTAAACTGTGGGAGTCTAACAAGTACAACACTTACTATTCTTCTAACCCTTCTACAAATGCAGCATTCGCTCGTTTTTGTTCTGCTGACCTGGCTGCTGTTTCCGCCTATTACAATAGCAAAACCGGCAAAGGGACTATGGATCGCATCTTTACAGATGGTGAAGAGAGTGGCACTGAAGGCCGTCCAATGGGTCACATTGTTACAGGCTCCGAAGCAGGCACTTCTTACGAATTGACTTACCTGGCTAAAATGGCCTATGAGAACGTTGTAGCTTGTCCTTACGAGCAAGACAAAACAATCGTTGGTTTAACTGATGATGGAACAGGCGGCCAGGTATACTTTTATATCGGAGAAAAAAAATCTTCAGGCAACACAATCGAAAAAGCCGGGTTGACAGGTGGTAAAGTATATGGTGTAGCAGTATCGGGATATGCATCTGAAAGCAATGGTAACCTTCCTGTAAGTGATACTACATTCACACTGGTAGACATGGGTACCACAGTAGGCATCAATGGTAGTGCATTCAACACAAGCAGCGTTAATGCCGGTGTTACATCATTTCTGCGTCCTGAGGATGGTTGCTGGGATCCACGCAATCCTAACATATTCTACTTTGTAACTACCAACTCATTCAGCAGCCCGAGCCGCTTATGGAAATTGGAATTTTCTGACATTACAGATCCGGCCAAAGGAGGAAAGATCAACGCTGTAATGGACGGAACAGAAGGTCAGAAAATGATGGATAATATCACTATCGACAACTGGGGCCATTTACTGATAGTTGAGGACGTAGGTAATAACGCTCACATAGGCAGGATATTACAATATAGCATAGCAGGAGATTCAATGAATGTATTGGCTGAACATGATAATACAAGATTTTTATCAGGCGGTGCTAACTACTTGACCCAGGATGAAGAATGTTCTGGTATATTTGATGCGCAACACATTTTAGGCTCAGGTTGGTTTCTGGCTGTTGACCAGGCGCACTACAGTAAGGGAGGTGAACTGGTAGAAGGTGGCCAGTTGATCGCTGTTTTCAACCCTGCTTCTGCCAATGCAAACCCTGAGATCAGCATCGAAGGTAACAGTACCAATATACCTGCCGGCGCTAATAATCCTCAGACATCTGACAATACAGACTTCGGAACTACCGCTACAGGTACAACTGTTACAAAAACTTTTGAGCTCAAAAATGCCGGTCCTGCTGACCTGATGATAGACACGATAATGGTTGCAGGCGCCAATGCAAATGAGTTCGCTGCCAGCGGTATCACATTCCCTGCTACCATTGCTGCTAACAGCTCTAAAACACTGACCGTTAAATTTGCTCCTACGGCTGTTGGCCTGCGCAAAGCTGACATCACAGTATCAAGCAACGACTTTGACGAAAGCAAATTCAACTTCGCAGTTCAAGGTGTTGGCCTGAACCCTGCAGATGTTGAAAACACTTCACTGTCTCAGTTTGTAAAACTGTATCCTAACCCAACAAGGGATATGGCTACTGTTGCTATCAACCTGAACGAACCTAAAACAGTTTCTGTAACAGTTGTAAGCATGAATGGCAAGCTGGTTGCAGCACCAATACAACAACAATTGGGAGCCGGTGAGCAAAAAGTAAACGTAAGCACTGCTGACCTGCCAAACGGTAACTACTTCGTAGTGATCTCTGCAGGTGAAGAGATCACAAAAATACAACTGGTAGTTGCACACTAA
- a CDS encoding cytochrome C peroxidase yields MNKKITLVFLLALITLISFSFDQKTTPDRYNNLYFEKLHKLEEAQVALLNTIEQSNLENTADVEHILSAISKARSRLKALDFWARYMEPVAYRRMNGPLPVEWETEVFEKFEPPYKREGTGLTQAALYLGEEHITKGHLVYLVRSSIDAAKTYQADSITRLLNTPDHFFLCNRLYILNLAAIYTTGFECPDTSLIIPELLSMMNEVNTIYNAFNESNSKTSLPRDYIDLYNKAIDFVQAQSTDYSIFDHFTFIKDYINPLYIKNQQLLNNYKVFSRSMVDYTLNKKVVPIFSKDIYSGQSTKGIYLRVEDEEVLKEIDRIGKLLFYDPILSGNNQRSCASCHKPTEFFTDTTTATALQLNGKDVLPRNTPSLINVQYNHLAMMDGKHISLQNQTKDVMTNPVEMGSNYNEIVDRVMSCNEYNKAFKKFLKYTPTETEVTLEHISSAITCYYGKFGKGYAPFDNAMNNNTTLHSAAKQGFNLFMSKAQCATCHFVPQFNGVKPPFIGSEFEVLGVPEDTAYSALSKDIGRYGVHKADEMKNAFRTGSIRNIQYTKPYMHNGVFNTLEEVVEFYNAGGGAGRGLTVSNQTLSEDSLGLSVNEKQMLVQFMLSLNEKVPFEEAPKALPVSKIRSLNTRKVGGVY; encoded by the coding sequence ATGAATAAAAAAATTACGCTTGTCTTTTTACTGGCCTTAATCACCCTAATATCATTTTCATTCGATCAGAAAACAACACCGGACAGGTATAACAACCTGTACTTTGAGAAACTCCACAAGCTGGAAGAAGCACAGGTAGCTTTATTGAATACGATAGAGCAAAGCAACCTGGAAAACACTGCGGATGTAGAACACATTTTATCCGCTATCAGCAAAGCTCGTTCCCGGTTAAAAGCCCTTGACTTCTGGGCACGCTATATGGAACCTGTTGCCTACAGGCGAATGAACGGCCCCTTACCGGTAGAATGGGAAACTGAGGTTTTTGAAAAGTTTGAACCGCCTTACAAACGAGAAGGTACAGGGCTGACACAAGCTGCTTTGTACCTTGGCGAAGAGCATATCACTAAAGGCCATCTTGTATACCTGGTAAGGTCATCTATAGACGCCGCAAAAACATACCAGGCAGACTCCATTACCCGACTACTCAATACGCCGGACCATTTCTTTTTATGTAACAGGCTCTATATACTCAACCTGGCTGCTATATACACTACAGGCTTTGAATGCCCTGACACTTCACTCATCATACCGGAACTATTATCTATGATGAACGAGGTAAACACCATTTATAATGCGTTTAATGAGAGCAATAGCAAAACATCTTTGCCGCGGGATTATATAGACTTGTATAATAAAGCTATTGACTTTGTACAGGCACAATCTACTGACTATTCCATCTTCGATCATTTTACTTTTATAAAAGACTATATCAACCCGCTATACATAAAGAACCAACAACTACTGAATAACTACAAAGTATTCAGCCGCAGTATGGTAGACTATACACTGAACAAAAAAGTGGTACCTATATTCAGCAAAGACATTTATTCCGGGCAAAGCACAAAAGGTATATACCTGAGAGTAGAAGATGAAGAAGTACTAAAGGAAATAGACCGTATAGGCAAGCTACTCTTCTACGACCCTATCCTGTCTGGCAATAACCAACGCAGTTGTGCATCCTGCCATAAACCAACAGAATTTTTTACTGACACAACAACGGCGACCGCATTACAATTGAACGGTAAAGATGTTCTTCCGAGAAACACACCTTCTCTTATCAATGTACAATATAACCACCTGGCTATGATGGACGGCAAACACATCAGCCTGCAGAACCAAACCAAAGACGTGATGACCAACCCCGTAGAAATGGGTAGTAATTATAACGAGATAGTAGATAGGGTAATGAGCTGTAACGAATACAATAAAGCATTTAAAAAATTCCTGAAATATACTCCAACAGAAACTGAAGTAACACTCGAACATATCTCATCAGCTATTACCTGCTACTATGGTAAGTTTGGCAAGGGCTATGCACCTTTTGACAATGCCATGAACAACAATACTACACTTCATAGCGCAGCAAAGCAGGGCTTCAACTTATTTATGAGCAAGGCACAATGTGCCACTTGTCATTTCGTACCTCAATTCAATGGTGTTAAGCCCCCTTTCATAGGTTCTGAATTTGAAGTGTTGGGTGTGCCGGAAGACACTGCATATTCTGCCCTTAGCAAAGATATAGGCAGGTATGGTGTTCATAAGGCTGATGAAATGAAGAATGCGTTCCGCACTGGTTCTATCAGGAATATACAATACACAAAACCTTATATGCACAATGGCGTTTTCAATACGCTGGAAGAAGTAGTGGAATTTTACAATGCAGGCGGTGGTGCCGGCAGAGGTTTAACAGTAAGCAACCAGACATTATCTGAAGATTCATTAGGCTTATCTGTCAATGAGAAGCAAATGCTGGTGCAGTTTATGTTATCACTCAACGAAAAGGTACCTTTTGAAGAGGCACCCAAAGCATTACCTGTTTCAAAAATAAGATCATTGAACACCCGCAAAGTTGGCGGAGTGTATTAA
- a CDS encoding DUF4159 domain-containing protein, with protein sequence MIRKILLIFSLLLSTVLHAGAQNMKLALLVYGGGGDWYANPTSLKNLATFCNQRLHTNFDGQEAQVAAASPDIFNYPFVHMTGHGRWTVNEEEAGNLRAYLSAGGFLHIDDNYGLDEYVRPALKKIFPNLELVEVPFSHPIYHQVFNFNKGLPKIHEHDNKSPKGYGLFLNGRLVVYYTTETDLGDGWEDIEVHNDTPDAHKQALEMGANIVQYALTGGG encoded by the coding sequence ATGATTAGAAAGATATTGCTCATATTCAGTTTGCTCCTGTCGACGGTACTGCATGCCGGTGCGCAGAACATGAAGCTGGCGCTGTTGGTGTATGGCGGCGGCGGCGACTGGTATGCCAATCCTACTTCTCTTAAGAATCTTGCAACATTCTGTAATCAACGCCTGCATACCAACTTTGACGGACAGGAGGCGCAGGTAGCTGCCGCTAGCCCTGATATATTTAATTACCCTTTTGTGCACATGACAGGCCACGGCCGTTGGACTGTGAATGAAGAGGAGGCAGGTAATCTCAGGGCATATCTATCAGCCGGTGGTTTCCTGCATATTGATGACAACTATGGGCTGGATGAGTATGTACGCCCTGCCCTGAAAAAGATATTCCCTAACCTTGAATTGGTAGAAGTGCCTTTCTCGCATCCTATATATCACCAGGTGTTCAATTTTAATAAAGGACTTCCCAAAATACACGAGCACGATAATAAATCCCCTAAAGGTTATGGGTTATTCCTTAATGGCAGGTTGGTAGTATATTATACTACTGAAACCGATCTTGGTGATGGATGGGAAGATATCGAGGTACACAATGACACGCCAGATGCACATAAACAGGCATTGGAAATGGGCGCCAATATTGTGCAGTATGCCCTTACTGGTGGTGGCTGA
- a CDS encoding sigma-70 family RNA polymerase sigma factor, whose product MQTLHQQQTDAQLVQSFKEGQAAALETLIHRYKDKIYTGIFMLVKDQYTAEDIFQDTFMKIIRTIRAGRYSEQGKFLPWAMRVAHNLCMDHFRKVRQQVNITLSDGTDLSEILGSSDDIASAAIEKRQAHDSIRKLIEMLPEEQREVIILRIYGDMSFKEISDMTSVSINTALGRMRYGLINLRKMIEEKKLVLR is encoded by the coding sequence ATGCAAACACTCCATCAACAACAAACTGACGCACAACTGGTGCAATCCTTCAAAGAAGGACAGGCTGCGGCATTAGAAACACTGATCCACAGGTATAAGGATAAGATATACACGGGCATTTTTATGCTGGTAAAAGACCAGTACACCGCCGAAGATATCTTCCAGGATACCTTTATGAAGATCATCCGTACCATAAGGGCCGGCCGGTATTCAGAGCAGGGCAAATTCCTGCCATGGGCCATGCGCGTAGCGCACAACCTGTGTATGGATCATTTCCGAAAAGTTCGTCAGCAGGTCAACATTACATTGTCAGACGGCACCGACCTTTCTGAGATACTCGGTAGCAGCGACGATATAGCCTCTGCGGCAATAGAAAAACGCCAGGCGCACGATTCCATCCGCAAACTGATAGAAATGTTGCCCGAAGAGCAGCGCGAGGTGATCATCCTCCGCATCTACGGCGATATGAGCTTCAAAGAGATATCAGACATGACATCGGTAAGTATCAACACCGCCCTCGGCAGAATGCGTTATGGGCTCATCAACCTGCGCAAGATGATAGAAGAGAAAAAACTCGTGCTGCGTTAA